A portion of the Oncorhynchus nerka isolate Pitt River linkage group LG27, Oner_Uvic_2.0, whole genome shotgun sequence genome contains these proteins:
- the qng1 gene encoding queuosine salvage protein translates to MEAPLPPRESGRFVVEHSQDVFVEDEGVRRVAEMLYALRKSEDLTASGWKKANPLAPSPTSDHALNWVFVVDTMNFSFWPEREDQQCEVTYRGTTYYGYMTLCAAITRAMEEGIPITEPSYFSQMSVEELGRVLRSDNNTPMPMLEERHRVLTEGGRVLLQHGGSFRSFISPAGRDAQKMVELIVDNLPSYRDEATYKGKRISLYKRAQILVADFWGIMEARVEGDMPNLDILTMFADYRVPQALVHLGALRYSDTLMETLRNGELLSSGDRREVEIRGCSIWCVEKIKAHLWSLVEDRDGQSCNINSAIIDFYLWPYAKQHHKEMAHIPIHHTRCIYY, encoded by the exons ATGGAGGCCCCACTGCCCCCCCGTGAGTCTGGCCGGTTCGTGGTGGAACACAGTCAGGATGTGTTTGTGGAGGATGAGGGTGTGCGGAGGGTAGCGGAGATGCTCTATGCCCTGCGGAAGAGCGAGGACCTCACAGCCAGTGGGTGGAAGAAGGCCAACCCCTTGGCCCCCTCCCCAACCTCCGATCATGCCCTGAACTGGGTGTTTGTAGTCGACACAATGAACTTCTCCTTCTGGCCCGAACGGGAGGACCAGCAGTGTGAGGTGACGTACCGTGGGACCACCTACTACGGTTACATGACCCTCTGTGCTGCCATCACCAGAGCAATGGAAGAGG GTATTCCCATCACAGAACCGTCCTATTTCTCCCAGATGAGTGTTGAGGAGTTGGGCCGTGTCTTGCGCTCTGATAACAACACGCCCATGCCCATGCTTGAGGAGCGTCACCGGGTCCTCACAGAGGGGGGACGTGTGCTCCTGCAGCACGGCGGGAGCTTCCGGAGCTTCATAAGCCCTGCCGGTAGAGATGCGCAGAAGATGGTGGAGCTCATTGTAGACAACCTACCCTCGTACAGGGACGAGGCCACATACAAG GGAAAGAGGATTTCACTCTACAAGCGAGCTCAGATTCTGGTGGCTGATTTTTGGGGCATCATGGAGGCCAGGGTAGAGGGGGACATGCCAAACCTGGACATCCTCACCATGTTTGCTGACTACAGAGTACCACAGGCCCTGGTCCACCTGGGGGCACTACGCTACTCAGACACCCTGATGGAGACATTGAGGAACG gtgagttGCTCAGCTCAGGCgacaggagagaggtggagattcGTGGCTGCTCTATCTGGTGTGTGGAGAAGATCAAGGCACACCTGTGGAGTCTGGTTGAAGATCGAGATGGCCAAAGCTGCAATATCAACTCTGCCATCATTGACTTTTATCTCTGGCCTTATGCCAAACAGCACCATAAAGAGATGGCCCACATTCCCATACACCACACACGCTGCATATATTACTGA